A stretch of the Amycolatopsis sp. BJA-103 genome encodes the following:
- a CDS encoding ATP-binding cassette domain-containing protein: MSELAIEASGLVKVFGENRAVDGIDLKVPAGTVYGVLGPNGAGKTTAVKMLATLLRPNGGEARVFGKDVVREADAVRSMVSLTGQYASVDEDLTGTENLVLIGRLTGHRKPAARARAEELLAAFGLSEAAGRQVKNYSGGMRRRIDIAASILNTPDVLFLDEPTTGLDPRSRNQVWDIVRAIVQHGTTVLLTTQYLDEADQLASRIAVIDRGKVIAEGTKGQLKASVGAGAVHVRLRDADQRPEAEALLVRILEAQVQLESDPLALTARLSGDSTEQGAAEHAARALAELARAGIVVDTFSLGQPSLDEVFLALTDRTATPEESAA; encoded by the coding sequence ATGAGTGAACTGGCCATCGAAGCCTCGGGGCTGGTCAAGGTGTTCGGGGAGAACCGGGCGGTCGACGGGATCGACCTGAAGGTCCCCGCGGGCACCGTGTACGGCGTCCTCGGGCCCAACGGCGCCGGCAAGACCACCGCGGTGAAGATGCTCGCGACCCTGCTCCGCCCCAACGGCGGCGAGGCTCGCGTGTTCGGCAAGGACGTCGTCCGCGAGGCGGACGCTGTGCGGTCCATGGTGAGCCTGACCGGGCAGTACGCCTCGGTCGACGAGGATCTGACCGGGACCGAGAACCTGGTGCTGATCGGCAGGCTGACCGGGCACCGCAAACCGGCGGCTCGTGCCCGCGCGGAGGAGCTGCTGGCCGCGTTCGGCCTGTCCGAGGCGGCGGGGCGGCAGGTGAAGAACTACTCCGGCGGGATGCGACGGCGGATCGACATCGCCGCGAGCATCCTCAACACCCCGGACGTGCTCTTCCTCGACGAGCCGACGACCGGGCTCGATCCCCGCAGCCGCAACCAGGTCTGGGACATCGTGCGCGCGATCGTGCAGCACGGCACCACCGTCCTGCTGACCACGCAGTACCTCGACGAGGCCGATCAGCTGGCCTCCCGGATCGCGGTCATCGACCGCGGCAAGGTCATCGCCGAAGGCACCAAGGGCCAGCTGAAGGCATCGGTCGGCGCGGGCGCTGTCCACGTCCGGCTGCGCGATGCCGATCAGCGTCCGGAGGCCGAAGCGCTGCTCGTCCGCATCCTGGAGGCGCAGGTCCAGCTCGAATCGGACCCGCTCGCGCTGACGGCCCGCCTTTCGGGTGACAGCACCGAACAGGGCGCCGCCGAACACGCCGCCCGCGCACTGGCCGAACTCGCCCGCGCGGGGATCGTCGTCGACACCTTCTCCCTCGGCCAGCCGAGCCTCGACGAGGTCTTCCTGGCCCTCACCGACCGCACCGCCACGCCTGAGGAGAGTGCAGCTTGA
- a CDS encoding NADPH-dependent FMN reductase has translation MNCSPLRVAVIIGSTREGRVGDAVAKWFTGRAEDRDDLVLDVLDLIDFGLPAGLPEQATPEMKRFIARIDDAEAFVVVTPEYNRSFPASLKQAIDCAYDEWRAKPVGFVSYGYRSQGLYAVEQLRSIFTELHTVTMRDTVAFNLLDGTFARDGTPIDDDGQGQAVTTLLDELVWWGLALREARTARPYVC, from the coding sequence ATGAACTGCAGTCCGCTGCGGGTCGCGGTGATCATCGGCAGTACCCGGGAAGGACGGGTGGGGGATGCCGTCGCCAAATGGTTCACCGGTCGCGCGGAAGACCGGGACGACCTCGTTCTCGACGTCCTCGACCTGATCGACTTCGGCCTGCCCGCCGGGCTGCCGGAGCAGGCGACCCCGGAGATGAAGCGGTTCATCGCGCGGATCGACGACGCGGAGGCGTTCGTCGTCGTCACCCCGGAGTACAACCGCAGCTTCCCGGCGTCGCTCAAGCAGGCGATCGACTGCGCTTACGACGAGTGGCGCGCGAAGCCGGTGGGCTTCGTTTCGTACGGCTACCGCTCGCAGGGCCTTTACGCGGTGGAGCAGCTTCGCTCGATCTTCACCGAGCTGCACACCGTGACCATGCGGGACACGGTCGCCTTCAACCTCCTCGACGGCACCTTCGCCCGCGACGGCACCCCCATCGACGACGACGGCCAAGGACAGGCCGTGACCACCTTGCTCGACGAGCTCGTCTGGTGGGGCCTCGCCCTGCGCGAAGCACGCACCGCCCGTCCCTACGTCTGCTGA
- a CDS encoding ABC transporter permease has product MSTTAVKENEPVLAAPKAEDLAAVLIAKNRPQRPTALSASVTFGWRAMLKIKHVPEQLFDVTAFPIMMTLMFTYLFGGALSGSPTEYLQFVLPGIMASSILMITMYTGISVNTDIEKGVFDRFRTLPIWRPAAMVGYLLGDMLRYLIASVVILGVGLIMGFRPGGGVGGVAAAILLLLAFSFAFSWIWTMFGLLLRSEKSVMGVSMMVLFPLTFLSNIYVNPETMPGWLQAFVNVNPVTHVVAAVRSMMEGNWDGGEITWVLIAGGVILAIFGTLTMRLYNRK; this is encoded by the coding sequence TTGAGCACGACAGCAGTCAAAGAAAACGAACCCGTTCTCGCGGCACCGAAGGCGGAGGATCTCGCCGCCGTCCTGATCGCGAAGAACCGCCCGCAGCGCCCCACCGCGCTGTCGGCTTCGGTCACCTTCGGGTGGCGTGCGATGTTGAAGATCAAGCACGTGCCGGAGCAGCTGTTCGACGTCACCGCGTTCCCGATCATGATGACGCTGATGTTCACGTATCTGTTCGGCGGCGCGCTGTCCGGCTCGCCGACGGAGTACCTGCAGTTCGTGCTGCCGGGCATCATGGCGAGCAGCATCCTGATGATCACCATGTACACCGGCATCTCGGTGAACACCGACATCGAGAAGGGCGTGTTCGACCGGTTCCGCACGCTGCCGATCTGGCGGCCGGCGGCGATGGTCGGATACCTCCTCGGCGACATGCTGCGCTACCTCATCGCGTCGGTGGTGATCCTCGGCGTCGGGCTGATCATGGGCTTCCGTCCCGGCGGCGGGGTCGGTGGCGTGGCCGCCGCGATCCTCCTGCTGCTGGCGTTCTCGTTCGCTTTCTCGTGGATCTGGACGATGTTCGGCCTGCTGCTGCGCAGTGAGAAGTCGGTGATGGGGGTCAGCATGATGGTGCTGTTCCCGCTGACCTTCCTCAGCAACATCTACGTCAACCCGGAGACGATGCCGGGCTGGCTGCAGGCCTTCGTCAACGTCAACCCGGTGACCCACGTGGTCGCGGCGGTCCGCTCGATGATGGAAGGCAACTGGGACGGCGGCGAGATCACCTGGGTGCTGATCGCGGGCGGGGTCATCCTCGCGATCTTCGGAACGCTCACGATGCGCCTCTACAACCGTAAGTGA
- a CDS encoding APC family permease, with protein sequence MSSPPQPGLERKIGPLQATAINMTQMCGIGPFVTIPAMVATLGGPQAMFGWLIGAVIALADGLIWAELGAALPGAGGTYVYLREAFGVRTGRLMPFLFAWSAVLFIPLIMSTGIIGLVQYLGYLIPGVADEAGTTGLGKVIGLGVIVLVVLALFRRIGEIGKLTTVLFAIMLFAALSVIVAAFTHFDGAQAFAFTPGAFSFGGGAFWAGLGAGLIIAIYDYLGYNTSAYLGGEVRDPGRTLPRSIIFSILGIMSLYFLLQLGVLGSIPLEELKSATSVASTVLEQAWGTGAAKIITVFIVIAAIGSVFAGLLGGSRVPFEAARDKVFLPVFAKLHPKLNLPTAGVLTMGLITAIGSLFTLTAVINAAVTVLVIVQSLAQVAAIVVLRRRRPDLDRPYRQWLYPIPTIIALLGWVYIYFSATWLSIGLSVGWIALGVAAFLAYAKAERVWPFGPKGVQESFAGAAEGNGK encoded by the coding sequence TTGAGTTCACCCCCGCAGCCGGGGCTCGAGCGGAAGATCGGGCCGCTGCAGGCGACCGCCATCAACATGACCCAGATGTGCGGGATCGGCCCGTTCGTCACCATCCCCGCGATGGTGGCGACCCTGGGCGGCCCGCAGGCCATGTTCGGCTGGCTCATCGGCGCGGTCATCGCGCTGGCCGACGGCCTGATCTGGGCCGAACTCGGCGCGGCCCTCCCCGGCGCCGGCGGCACCTACGTCTACCTGCGCGAGGCGTTCGGCGTCCGTACCGGCAGGCTCATGCCGTTCCTGTTCGCCTGGAGCGCGGTCCTGTTCATCCCGCTGATCATGTCCACCGGCATCATCGGGCTCGTCCAGTACCTCGGGTACCTGATCCCGGGGGTGGCGGACGAGGCGGGGACGACCGGGCTCGGCAAGGTCATCGGGCTCGGCGTCATCGTGCTCGTCGTGCTGGCGCTGTTCCGGCGGATCGGCGAGATCGGGAAGCTGACCACCGTCCTGTTCGCGATCATGCTGTTCGCCGCGCTTTCGGTGATCGTCGCGGCCTTCACGCATTTCGACGGCGCGCAAGCGTTCGCGTTCACGCCGGGCGCGTTCTCGTTCGGCGGCGGCGCGTTCTGGGCCGGGCTCGGCGCGGGCCTGATCATCGCCATCTACGACTACCTCGGCTACAACACCAGCGCGTACCTCGGCGGCGAGGTACGGGACCCGGGCCGGACGCTGCCGCGGTCGATCATCTTCTCGATCCTCGGCATCATGAGCCTGTACTTCCTGCTGCAGCTCGGGGTGCTGGGCTCGATCCCGCTGGAGGAACTGAAGAGCGCCACGTCGGTCGCCTCCACCGTGCTGGAACAGGCGTGGGGCACGGGTGCGGCCAAGATCATCACCGTGTTCATCGTGATCGCCGCGATCGGCTCGGTGTTCGCCGGCCTGCTCGGTGGCTCGCGGGTCCCGTTCGAGGCCGCGCGCGACAAGGTGTTCCTGCCGGTGTTCGCCAAACTGCACCCGAAACTGAACCTGCCGACCGCCGGTGTGCTGACGATGGGTCTCATCACCGCGATCGGGTCGCTGTTCACGCTGACCGCGGTGATCAACGCGGCGGTGACGGTGCTGGTGATCGTCCAGTCGCTCGCACAGGTCGCGGCGATCGTGGTGCTGCGGCGACGTCGTCCGGACCTGGACCGGCCGTACCGGCAGTGGCTCTACCCGATCCCGACGATCATCGCGTTGCTCGGCTGGGTCTACATCTACTTCTCGGCCACCTGGCTCTCGATCGGGCTTTCGGTGGGATGGATCGCGCTCGGGGTGGCGGCGTTCCTCGCCTACGCGAAGGCGGAGCGTGTCTGGCCGTTCGGGCCCAAGGGTGTTCAGGAATCGTTCGCGGGGGCGGCAGAGGGGAACGGGAAGTGA
- a CDS encoding ROK family protein, translating into MTGEELILGIDFGGTKVAIGLADRTGSLLVTRRLDTDAQAGAEQVVSRALAASRKLLADEGTADELVAIGVVSPGIVLEDRILLAPNVPGWEELRLRDLVADEFGGVPISVGTDAKAAALAEWRWGALADTDPAVFLSLGTGIAAAVLVGGRLLAGANGAAGEIGYNLRSPQDTDGFASGAAPLEEVVGGRGLGGRASESLGRPVTAGELFGLARENAQAKELVRAALDELSMHVANLAIALDPQRIAVGGGLVRSADVLLPALRERLAQAVPFPPELVSAKFDQDASLLGAIAIALDA; encoded by the coding sequence GTGACGGGGGAAGAACTGATCCTGGGGATCGACTTCGGCGGGACGAAGGTCGCGATCGGCCTGGCGGACAGAACCGGGAGCCTGCTGGTCACCCGGCGGCTCGACACCGACGCGCAAGCGGGCGCCGAACAGGTGGTGAGCCGCGCGCTCGCTGCCTCGCGGAAGCTGCTCGCGGACGAAGGCACCGCCGACGAGCTCGTCGCGATCGGCGTCGTCAGCCCCGGCATCGTGCTGGAGGACCGCATCCTGCTGGCCCCCAACGTGCCGGGCTGGGAGGAACTGCGGTTGCGGGACCTCGTCGCCGACGAGTTCGGCGGCGTCCCGATCTCCGTGGGCACCGACGCCAAGGCGGCGGCGCTCGCGGAATGGCGGTGGGGGGCGCTGGCGGACACCGATCCTGCGGTGTTCCTGTCACTGGGGACCGGGATCGCGGCGGCGGTCCTGGTCGGCGGCCGGCTGCTGGCCGGCGCCAACGGAGCTGCGGGCGAGATCGGCTACAACCTCCGCTCGCCGCAGGACACCGACGGGTTCGCCAGCGGAGCGGCGCCGCTGGAGGAGGTCGTCGGTGGGCGTGGGCTGGGCGGCCGGGCGAGTGAATCGCTCGGCCGCCCGGTAACCGCGGGCGAGCTGTTCGGCCTCGCCAGGGAGAACGCGCAGGCCAAGGAACTGGTCCGCGCGGCGCTCGACGAACTGTCGATGCACGTCGCGAACCTCGCCATCGCGCTCGATCCTCAGCGCATCGCCGTCGGCGGGGGACTGGTGCGTTCGGCCGACGTCCTGCTGCCCGCGCTGCGCGAACGGCTGGCGCAGGCGGTGCCGTTCCCGCCGGAGCTGGTGTCGGCCAAGTTCGACCAGGACGCGTCCCTGCTGGGCGCGATCGCGATCGCGCTGGACGCGTAG
- a CDS encoding cytochrome P450, translating into MGSIRSRVLAWIGRRYLARQQKNGFDLSKMSIIPDNLLTPLKRDGLDPVAELGRTRAEEPISRLDLPFGMSGWLVTGYDEAKAVLGKVTEFSSDFTNLVGSAGVTEDQNPGGLGFADPPVHTRLRRLLTPEFTMRRLSRLTPRIDEIVADQLDAMEKADGPVDLWEAFALPIPSLTICELLGVPYEDRDEFQRLSTARFDLFGGAGASLGAMTESLSYLDDIIKKQRENPGDGLLGMLIKEHGDEIDDRELAGLADGVLTGGLETTASMLALGALVLLKDRSLFETVRGDDEAVHKFVEELLRYLTVVQMAFPRFAKEDMEIAGVRIAKGDIVLVSLSVANRDGVLGEDMEKFDATREPTSHLAFGWGIHRCIGAELARMELRTAYPALVRRFPEMRLAIDPDEVGFRKVSIVYGVDALPVLLD; encoded by the coding sequence ATGGGGAGCATTCGCTCGCGCGTGCTGGCATGGATCGGCCGTCGCTACCTCGCGCGCCAGCAGAAGAACGGTTTCGACCTGTCCAAGATGTCGATCATCCCGGACAACCTCCTGACGCCGCTGAAACGCGACGGTCTCGACCCGGTCGCCGAGCTGGGCCGGACCCGCGCGGAGGAGCCGATCAGCAGGCTGGACCTGCCGTTCGGGATGAGTGGCTGGCTGGTCACCGGCTACGACGAGGCGAAGGCCGTCCTCGGCAAGGTGACCGAGTTCAGCAGCGACTTCACGAACCTGGTCGGCAGCGCGGGGGTGACCGAGGACCAGAACCCCGGCGGGCTCGGGTTCGCCGATCCGCCGGTGCACACCAGGCTGCGGCGGCTGCTCACGCCGGAGTTCACCATGCGGCGGCTTTCGCGGTTGACGCCGCGGATCGACGAGATCGTCGCCGACCAGCTCGACGCGATGGAGAAGGCGGACGGCCCTGTCGACCTGTGGGAGGCCTTCGCGCTGCCGATCCCGTCGCTGACGATCTGCGAGCTGCTGGGCGTCCCGTACGAGGATCGCGACGAGTTCCAGCGGCTGAGCACCGCGCGGTTCGACCTCTTCGGCGGGGCGGGCGCGTCACTCGGCGCGATGACCGAGTCACTGTCCTATCTGGACGACATCATCAAGAAGCAGCGCGAGAACCCGGGCGACGGCTTGCTCGGCATGCTCATCAAGGAGCACGGCGACGAGATCGACGACCGCGAACTCGCGGGCCTCGCCGACGGTGTGCTCACCGGCGGGCTGGAGACCACGGCGAGCATGCTCGCGCTCGGCGCGCTCGTGTTGCTGAAGGACCGATCGCTTTTCGAGACCGTGCGCGGTGACGACGAGGCCGTCCACAAGTTCGTCGAGGAACTGCTGCGGTACCTGACCGTCGTGCAGATGGCCTTCCCGCGGTTCGCCAAGGAGGACATGGAGATCGCGGGCGTCCGGATCGCGAAGGGCGACATCGTGCTGGTCTCGCTCAGCGTCGCGAACCGTGACGGTGTCCTCGGCGAGGACATGGAGAAGTTCGACGCGACCCGCGAGCCGACGTCACACCTCGCCTTCGGCTGGGGCATCCACCGGTGCATCGGCGCCGAACTGGCCAGGATGGAACTGCGCACCGCGTATCCCGCACTGGTCCGCCGGTTCCCGGAGATGCGGCTGGCGATCGACCCGGACGAGGTGGGCTTCCGAAAGGTCTCGATCGTCTACGGCGTCGACGCGCTGCCCGTGCTGCTGGATTGA
- a CDS encoding ATP-binding protein — protein MPASLIGRDHPAGVLRAETARAAESHGGLVLVTGEAGIGKTTLVTGAAEEAKRLGALVLNGSCWDSASAPGYWPWTQVVRGLRRSVEPGRWAAMADSELDVLLGEARGDGAADGFRLYDAVTSALVAASQERPVVVVLDDLHWADPASLRLLEFAAQHTWFERLLLIGTYRDVEVETTDHPLRSLMLPLLAKATSVTLTGLEPDEVSALMARTAGTEPDDALVSEVHRRTGGNPFFVEQTARLWHSGGSAETIAPGVADALQRRLSLLPRPVLDLLTTASVLGREFHRKLLAGVASAPVPQVDRLLDQAVAARLAVVQGQGRFAFAHDLVRETLYANLPEAERRKQHAAVVAAVREMPRSPDRIFPADLARHALLAGRELDPNLAVELLLAAAIDATGRMAAEEAATHYRRAMEVAEDRRRQAVIALELGAHLTRHHETDEGRHVLDEVSTLIHELDDDDLLARLALTLIRADHKGLRVDETILVLTEAHKRLCVREPGQEFTVQEMTQDLTAHIMMTARDDQDDSALLFGLWARHDAIWGPGSAAERERLTDELVVVGRRTSNPELEHYAASFKWVALLERGDPRYFEQYQEFVALASTGRAPSSQLASRIDQSIIATLQGRFAEAEALIQQVISCHEGDEHPHFGDLNQLQRWTRWCLEGRFDDLVGLHREIHDNGYAYGRLLEAITAAHRGDAAEAVRLTDLAADTKPYPRDLEALWLRCQAQTAAVSRDPERCEAARVLLEPYSGEWLVSLYGCEISGPVDLWLGRLDLAQERWADAVARLRDATLSADRLRTTAWAIEAKSWLAMALLGRSHEGDAITAATLLSEVDREATAIGMRQVVARVAELRDRTRVPAAPLAEFRRDEAVWTLHFDGVTAHLPDSKGLRDLHFLLGRPGSEVAAVRLLDPEGGEVVVAAKSLGGDAVLDDEAKARYRARLDELDDLIDTATGLGQDARAAAWDRERDALLAELRSAAGLGGRTRRLGDEAERARKTVTARIRDTLRKLDEQHPALAAHLRASVTTGSSCRYAPDGKVPWRL, from the coding sequence ATGCCAGCCTCGCTCATCGGACGCGACCATCCCGCGGGTGTACTCCGCGCGGAGACAGCCCGTGCCGCCGAAAGCCATGGCGGCCTGGTGCTGGTCACCGGCGAGGCCGGGATCGGGAAGACCACGCTCGTCACCGGCGCCGCAGAAGAGGCGAAGCGACTCGGCGCCCTGGTGCTCAACGGGTCGTGCTGGGACTCGGCCAGCGCGCCGGGCTACTGGCCGTGGACGCAGGTGGTCCGCGGGCTGCGGCGTTCGGTCGAGCCGGGCCGCTGGGCCGCGATGGCGGACAGTGAACTGGACGTCCTGCTCGGCGAGGCCCGCGGCGACGGCGCGGCCGACGGCTTCCGCCTCTACGACGCGGTGACGAGCGCGCTGGTGGCCGCGTCCCAGGAACGCCCGGTCGTGGTGGTGCTCGACGATCTGCACTGGGCCGACCCGGCGTCGCTGCGGCTGCTCGAGTTCGCCGCGCAGCACACCTGGTTCGAACGTCTGTTGCTGATCGGCACGTACCGGGACGTCGAGGTCGAGACGACCGATCACCCGCTCCGCTCGCTGATGCTGCCGTTGCTCGCGAAGGCCACTTCGGTGACGCTCACCGGTCTCGAACCGGACGAGGTCAGCGCGCTCATGGCCAGGACGGCGGGCACGGAACCGGACGACGCGCTGGTCTCCGAGGTCCATCGCCGCACCGGAGGCAACCCGTTCTTCGTCGAGCAGACGGCGCGGCTGTGGCACAGCGGCGGCTCCGCCGAGACGATCGCGCCCGGCGTCGCCGACGCCCTGCAGAGACGGCTTTCCCTGCTCCCCCGGCCGGTTCTCGATCTGCTGACCACCGCGTCCGTACTCGGCAGGGAGTTCCACCGCAAGCTGCTCGCCGGGGTGGCGTCCGCACCCGTTCCCCAGGTGGACCGGCTGCTCGACCAGGCCGTCGCGGCGCGGCTGGCCGTGGTGCAGGGGCAGGGCCGGTTCGCGTTCGCCCACGACCTCGTCCGCGAGACGCTGTACGCGAACCTGCCCGAAGCGGAGCGCCGGAAGCAGCACGCCGCGGTCGTCGCGGCGGTCCGCGAGATGCCGAGGTCACCGGACCGGATCTTTCCCGCGGACCTGGCCCGGCACGCGCTGCTCGCCGGCCGGGAGCTCGATCCGAACCTGGCCGTCGAACTGTTGCTGGCCGCGGCGATCGACGCCACCGGCCGGATGGCGGCCGAGGAGGCGGCCACGCACTACCGGCGGGCGATGGAGGTCGCCGAGGATCGACGGCGACAGGCGGTCATCGCACTCGAACTGGGCGCGCATCTGACCCGTCACCACGAAACCGACGAGGGCAGGCATGTTCTCGACGAGGTCTCCACGCTCATCCACGAACTCGACGACGACGATCTCCTCGCCAGGCTGGCGCTGACCCTGATCCGCGCCGATCACAAGGGACTGCGGGTCGACGAGACCATCCTGGTGCTCACCGAAGCGCACAAGCGACTCTGCGTCCGCGAGCCCGGTCAGGAATTCACCGTCCAGGAAATGACGCAGGATCTGACCGCGCACATCATGATGACCGCCCGCGACGATCAGGACGATTCCGCGCTGCTGTTCGGTTTGTGGGCCCGCCATGACGCGATCTGGGGGCCGGGCAGCGCCGCGGAACGGGAACGGCTCACCGACGAACTGGTGGTGGTCGGCCGCCGGACGTCGAATCCGGAACTGGAGCACTACGCGGCGTCGTTCAAATGGGTGGCACTGCTCGAACGCGGCGATCCCCGGTATTTCGAGCAGTACCAGGAGTTCGTCGCCTTGGCGAGCACCGGCCGGGCGCCGAGTTCGCAGTTGGCCTCCCGGATCGACCAGAGCATCATCGCCACGCTCCAAGGCCGGTTCGCCGAAGCCGAGGCGTTGATCCAGCAGGTGATCTCCTGTCACGAAGGAGACGAGCATCCCCATTTCGGCGATCTGAACCAGTTGCAGCGGTGGACGCGATGGTGTCTCGAGGGCCGCTTCGACGATCTCGTCGGATTGCACCGCGAGATTCACGACAACGGGTACGCCTACGGCCGGCTGCTGGAGGCGATCACCGCCGCCCACCGGGGTGACGCCGCGGAAGCCGTGCGGCTCACCGATCTCGCCGCCGACACGAAACCGTACCCCCGCGATCTGGAAGCGCTGTGGTTGCGCTGCCAGGCGCAAACGGCGGCGGTCTCTCGCGACCCCGAACGGTGTGAAGCGGCGCGCGTGCTTCTCGAGCCCTACAGCGGGGAGTGGCTGGTTTCCCTGTACGGCTGCGAAATCTCCGGCCCGGTCGACCTCTGGCTCGGCAGGCTGGACCTGGCGCAGGAACGCTGGGCCGACGCGGTGGCCAGGCTGCGCGACGCCACGCTCTCCGCGGACCGGCTGAGGACCACGGCCTGGGCGATCGAGGCCAAGTCCTGGCTGGCGATGGCCTTGCTCGGCCGCAGTCACGAAGGGGACGCGATCACCGCGGCCACCCTGCTGTCCGAAGTGGACAGAGAGGCCACCGCGATCGGCATGCGGCAGGTCGTGGCCAGGGTCGCCGAACTGCGGGATCGCACGCGGGTCCCGGCCGCCCCGCTCGCCGAGTTCCGTCGCGACGAAGCCGTGTGGACCTTGCACTTCGACGGCGTCACCGCGCATCTTCCGGATTCGAAAGGCTTGCGGGACCTGCATTTCCTGCTCGGCAGGCCCGGTTCGGAAGTGGCGGCCGTCCGGCTGCTCGATCCCGAGGGCGGCGAGGTGGTCGTCGCCGCCAAGAGCCTCGGCGGGGACGCCGTCCTGGATGACGAGGCGAAGGCCCGGTATCGCGCCCGGCTGGACGAACTCGACGACCTGATCGACACCGCGACGGGACTGGGGCAAGACGCCCGCGCCGCCGCTTGGGACCGCGAGCGGGACGCGCTGCTGGCGGAACTGCGGTCCGCCGCGGGCCTCGGTGGCCGCACCCGGCGGCTCGGCGACGAGGCCGAACGCGCCCGCAAGACGGTGACCGCCCGGATCCGGGACACCCTGCGCAAACTCGACGAACAGCATCCGGCACTGGCCGCGCACCTGCGCGCGTCGGTCACCACGGGGTCTTCTTGCCGCTACGCACCGGACGGCAAGGTCCCCTGGCGGTTGTGA
- a CDS encoding HAD family acid phosphatase, translating into MNSRTTRVLAVAALTGAAFGIATPSASASAVPSYRTWLSDVHTAMQGGTAYLDERIAKGGSKLAVVTDIDNTALETYYNPGEPTADVLAFIKHAKEKGVSVLVASYRSSASGAKEALTDAGYPVDRVCVRKSSESHATDTKQRCRKEYAAAGYTIIANVGNRPGDFTGGNYEKGFKLPDYNEQLS; encoded by the coding sequence GTGAACAGCAGAACCACCCGCGTCCTGGCTGTCGCCGCCCTCACCGGCGCGGCGTTCGGCATCGCGACTCCGAGCGCTTCCGCGAGCGCGGTACCGAGCTACCGGACCTGGCTGTCCGACGTGCACACGGCGATGCAGGGCGGCACGGCGTACCTCGACGAGCGGATCGCCAAGGGCGGCTCGAAACTGGCCGTCGTCACCGACATCGACAACACCGCGCTCGAGACCTACTACAACCCCGGCGAACCGACCGCGGACGTGCTCGCTTTCATCAAGCACGCCAAGGAAAAGGGTGTCTCGGTACTGGTGGCCAGCTACCGCTCCAGCGCGAGCGGCGCGAAGGAGGCGCTCACCGACGCCGGGTACCCGGTGGACCGCGTCTGCGTGCGCAAGAGCTCGGAGTCCCACGCGACCGACACGAAACAGCGCTGCCGCAAGGAGTACGCCGCCGCCGGGTACACCATCATCGCCAACGTCGGGAACCGCCCCGGCGACTTCACCGGCGGCAACTACGAAAAGGGCTTCAAGCTGCCTGACTACAACGAGCAGCTTTCCTAG
- a CDS encoding alpha-ketoglutarate-dependent dioxygenase AlkB, translated as MTPALQASLFDECAALGLGSLDGLRRTELTRGAWIDVLPGWLTGADELFTRLAEDVPWHAERRQMYDRVVAVPRLLSHYGEGVPLPHLILTEARETLSAHYADELGEPFVTSGLCFYRDGRDSVAWHGDDTGRSRTEDTMIAIVSVGAARQLALRPRGGGETVRHALGHGDLIVMGGSCQRTWEHAVPKTAKPVGPRISVQFRPRGVA; from the coding sequence ATGACCCCCGCGCTTCAAGCCTCGCTCTTCGACGAGTGCGCCGCCCTCGGGCTCGGCTCGCTCGACGGTCTCCGGCGCACCGAACTGACCCGGGGTGCCTGGATCGACGTGCTGCCGGGCTGGCTCACCGGCGCGGACGAACTGTTCACCCGGCTCGCCGAAGACGTGCCGTGGCACGCCGAACGACGGCAGATGTACGACCGTGTCGTCGCCGTTCCCCGGCTGCTGAGCCACTACGGCGAGGGCGTGCCGCTCCCCCACCTGATCCTCACCGAAGCGCGAGAGACGCTCTCGGCGCACTACGCGGACGAGCTCGGCGAACCGTTCGTGACCTCCGGTCTGTGCTTCTACCGGGACGGGCGTGACAGCGTCGCCTGGCACGGCGACGACACCGGCCGCTCCCGCACCGAAGACACCATGATCGCGATCGTCTCGGTCGGCGCGGCCCGGCAGCTGGCGCTGCGCCCGCGTGGCGGGGGCGAGACCGTCCGGCACGCCCTCGGCCACGGCGATCTGATCGTCATGGGCGGCAGTTGCCAGCGGACCTGGGAACACGCCGTCCCCAAGACCGCCAAACCGGTCGGGCCGAGGATCAGCGTCCAGTTCCGCCCGAGAGGGGTCGCCTGA